Proteins from one Aerosakkonema funiforme FACHB-1375 genomic window:
- a CDS encoding DUF2949 domain-containing protein, producing the protein MAPATYSQFIRFLEEELAISSASISIALKHREHDPGPLPMILWQYGLVTLEELDRIYDWLETT; encoded by the coding sequence ATGGCACCTGCAACTTATTCACAATTCATTCGCTTCTTAGAAGAAGAATTAGCGATTTCGTCTGCTTCTATTTCAATTGCGTTGAAGCACCGGGAACACGATCCGGGGCCTTTACCAATGATTCTTTGGCAGTACGGTCTGGTAACCTTGGAAGAACTAGATCGAATTTATGACTGGTTGGAAACAACCTAA
- a CDS encoding DUF192 domain-containing protein encodes MILRRNWLGVLLLILVMGCSPLGPATSAAQQSVVTEQVTSQPTDSKESQTDLSQMLPVSATAKMGEEVIELEVTRTPEQQAMGLMYRTALPDNRGMLFEFQPAQTVSFWMKNVKIPLDMVFLREGVIKAIALNVPPCTSTPCPTYGPNTLIDRVIELRGGRAAELKLKVGQRVEVRFLPPNSVNPSLSQP; translated from the coding sequence GTGATTTTACGAAGAAATTGGTTGGGAGTGCTGCTGTTGATTTTGGTCATGGGTTGTTCGCCGTTGGGGCCAGCAACTTCTGCCGCACAGCAGTCGGTTGTCACAGAACAAGTAACGTCGCAACCTACAGATAGCAAGGAATCGCAGACAGATTTGAGCCAAATGCTGCCAGTTTCAGCTACAGCTAAGATGGGAGAAGAGGTAATCGAGCTGGAAGTAACTCGCACCCCGGAACAACAAGCGATGGGTTTGATGTACCGCACCGCTTTGCCAGATAACCGGGGAATGCTGTTTGAGTTTCAGCCCGCGCAAACCGTCAGCTTTTGGATGAAGAATGTCAAAATTCCACTGGATATGGTTTTTTTGCGGGAAGGAGTTATCAAAGCGATCGCTCTCAATGTACCTCCCTGTACCAGCACTCCCTGTCCGACTTATGGCCCAAACACGCTCATAGACCGAGTGATCGAGCTGCGTGGCGGACGTGCTGCGGAACTCAAGCTCAAAGTCGGCCAGCGGGTGGAAGTTCGGTTTTTGCCACCAAACTCAGTAAATCCCAGTTTATCGCAACCATAA
- the nblR gene encoding response regulator transcription factor NblR yields MSNVTLNQNPRVLVIETDETLAQNVSIDLRESGYEAVIAYDATIGLLRAKELEPDLIVVDRMLAGESGLSLCQNLRRAGNRSPVLLLMARDAVDDRVACLEAGADDYFLKPYRTETFLKLVRFYLQPEKDGSEQLRFGDLALDLGTRRALRNGRTIDLTMKEYELLKYLMEHPREVLTREQILENVWGDDFMGESNVIEVYIRYLRLKIEDEGEKRLIQTVRGVGYVLRET; encoded by the coding sequence ATGAGTAACGTTACCCTCAACCAAAATCCTCGCGTCTTGGTGATCGAAACCGACGAAACTCTAGCACAAAACGTCAGCATCGATCTCAGAGAATCAGGTTACGAAGCTGTCATAGCTTACGATGCCACAATCGGTCTGCTACGAGCCAAGGAACTGGAACCCGATTTGATCGTCGTAGACCGAATGTTAGCAGGAGAATCCGGGCTGAGTTTATGTCAAAATCTCAGGCGTGCGGGAAATCGATCGCCCGTGTTGCTGCTGATGGCTCGCGATGCGGTCGATGACCGGGTGGCTTGTCTGGAAGCAGGAGCGGATGATTATTTTCTCAAGCCTTACCGAACGGAAACGTTTTTGAAGTTAGTGCGTTTCTATCTCCAGCCAGAAAAAGACGGCTCCGAACAGTTACGCTTTGGCGACCTGGCTTTGGATCTGGGTACTCGCAGAGCCCTACGCAACGGACGGACGATCGATCTGACGATGAAGGAATACGAGCTGCTCAAGTATCTCATGGAACATCCCCGCGAAGTCTTGACCCGCGAACAAATTCTCGAAAATGTCTGGGGCGACGACTTTATGGGTGAATCTAATGTCATTGAAGTTTATATTCGTTATTTGCGTCTCAAAATAGAAGATGAAGGCGAAAAACGCTTGATTCAGACTGTGCGAGGTGTTGGCTACGTTTTGCGAGAAACTTGA
- a CDS encoding S1 family peptidase codes for MKKRLWVLLYSVVCSLFFVLLCQAQLPSQQIDAVGIVLLNPQGQKRFEPIGSAVYLGEGIALTNWHIATNAALLILQGIDVKTEDQLLSYQINRTDNARINDWICLVAPNADRLNRDRKPYRISATNTEGCIPYNLTQWQAFRPSQPQPSSLSPTVPMKQLLFLDRDLEVAVVKLDTHQFDRIDLSPPCLESKPIERGEQLTIKSHAYGRYPAITVTATVQDNKPALRIDPDPRVPVENRYAAMSIVAILPHGEADAVGPGSSGGPVFNRQGRLVGLVWTGQDLPDGTKEVWITPTSVWLPQLQQAGIPDENLRTVLNASCPVRLS; via the coding sequence ATGAAAAAAAGATTGTGGGTTTTGTTATACAGTGTAGTTTGCAGTCTTTTTTTTGTATTGCTTTGTCAAGCACAACTACCCTCTCAGCAAATAGATGCGGTCGGAATTGTACTTTTAAACCCACAGGGACAGAAGAGATTTGAGCCGATCGGTTCCGCTGTCTATCTCGGAGAGGGAATTGCGCTCACCAATTGGCACATAGCCACTAATGCCGCACTCCTAATTTTGCAAGGAATCGATGTAAAAACCGAAGACCAACTGCTCAGCTATCAGATTAACCGCACTGACAATGCGCGAATTAATGATTGGATTTGTTTGGTTGCACCAAATGCCGATCGACTCAACCGCGATCGCAAGCCATACAGAATCAGCGCTACAAATACCGAAGGCTGTATTCCCTACAACCTAACGCAATGGCAGGCATTTCGGCCATCACAACCGCAACCCTCATCCTTGAGTCCCACCGTACCGATGAAGCAACTGCTGTTTCTAGACCGCGACCTGGAAGTAGCAGTTGTGAAACTAGATACTCACCAATTCGATCGCATCGACCTCTCACCCCCCTGTCTGGAAAGTAAACCGATCGAGCGAGGCGAACAACTCACCATTAAAAGCCATGCTTACGGTCGCTATCCGGCAATAACAGTCACCGCCACCGTACAAGATAACAAACCCGCGTTGCGGATCGACCCCGATCCTCGCGTTCCCGTCGAAAATCGCTACGCTGCTATGTCGATCGTCGCTATTCTCCCTCACGGAGAAGCGGATGCCGTCGGGCCAGGTTCGTCGGGAGGGCCAGTATTCAACCGTCAAGGCAGGCTCGTTGGGCTAGTATGGACAGGACAAGACCTTCCTGATGGTACTAAAGAAGTTTGGATTACACCAACATCAGTTTGGTTACCTCAACTTCAGCAGGCGGGTATACCAGACGAGAATTTACGCACAGTTTTAAATGCGTCTTGTCCAGTTAGATTGTCCTAA
- a CDS encoding NAD(+) kinase codes for MPKVGIIYNDVKPVACRLATELKNDLTAAGWDVLMATGAGGILGYSRPEGPICHTPIEMLTPPDFDEEITFAVVLGGDGTVLAAFRQIAPLGIPLLTVNTGHMGFLTETYVNQLPQAIEKILVGEYEIEERTMLTVRVLREETVLWEALCLNEMVIHREPLTSMCHFEIQVGRHAAIDIAADGVILSTPTGSTAYALSAGGPVITPGVQVLQLVPICPHSMASRALVFANSDPVTIYPVNLERLVMVVDGNAGCYILPSDRVRVERSRYRARFIRLQPPEFFRILREKLGWGLPHIAKPTSVELP; via the coding sequence GTGCCCAAAGTTGGGATTATATACAACGACGTTAAACCTGTAGCTTGTCGCCTTGCTACAGAGTTAAAAAACGATTTGACTGCTGCTGGTTGGGATGTCTTAATGGCGACTGGTGCAGGCGGTATTCTGGGCTACTCGCGTCCCGAAGGCCCAATTTGCCACACGCCGATCGAAATGCTAACACCTCCAGATTTCGACGAGGAAATCACCTTTGCAGTGGTGTTAGGCGGAGACGGCACAGTTCTGGCGGCATTTCGTCAGATCGCACCCCTCGGCATACCCCTGCTGACTGTCAATACCGGTCACATGGGGTTTCTCACAGAGACTTACGTCAACCAATTGCCGCAAGCGATCGAAAAGATTCTCGTCGGTGAATACGAAATTGAAGAGCGAACCATGCTGACGGTGCGCGTGTTACGGGAAGAAACCGTTTTGTGGGAGGCGCTTTGCCTCAACGAAATGGTCATTCACCGAGAACCGCTCACCAGTATGTGCCATTTTGAAATACAGGTAGGCAGGCACGCAGCGATCGACATTGCCGCAGATGGGGTGATTCTCTCCACTCCTACAGGTTCGACAGCCTACGCTCTCAGTGCCGGTGGCCCGGTGATTACGCCCGGTGTACAGGTCTTGCAATTAGTGCCGATCTGCCCTCATTCTATGGCTTCCCGCGCATTGGTATTCGCTAACAGCGATCCGGTGACAATTTATCCAGTTAATCTGGAACGCTTGGTAATGGTAGTTGATGGAAATGCCGGGTGCTACATCCTACCAAGCGATCGCGTCCGGGTAGAGCGATCGCGCTACCGGGCCCGCTTCATCCGCTTACAACCGCCGGAATTTTTCCGCATTCTGCGAGAAAAATTAGGCTGGGGTCTACCCCACATTGCCAAACCTACTTCTGTCGAGCTCCCTTAG
- a CDS encoding SDR family oxidoreductase, producing MSLLIVGSTGTLGRQVARRALDEGHEVRCLVRSFKKAAFLKEWGAQLVSGDLCDPQSLPPALEGVTAIIDAATARPTDSLSIKQVDWQGKVALIQAAKAAGIERYIFFSILDAEKYPDVPLMDIKRCTELFLAESGLKYTILRPCGFMQGLIGQYAVPILEKQAIWVTTQTTAVAYMDTQDVAKFAVRALSVPETEKGTFPVVGTRAWGADEIINLCERLSGKEAKVTRLPLGLLRTTRQIARFFQWGWNLADRLSFAEVLASDKPLTASMEEVYTVFGLDPQETTTLEAYLQDYFSRILKKLKELDYEQAKTKKKSKKRALRF from the coding sequence CCGTCGCGCCCTAGATGAGGGACATGAAGTACGCTGCTTAGTCCGCAGTTTCAAGAAAGCGGCCTTTTTAAAAGAATGGGGCGCTCAACTCGTGTCTGGGGACTTGTGCGATCCTCAAAGCCTACCGCCTGCATTGGAAGGCGTCACAGCAATTATCGATGCTGCCACTGCCCGACCCACAGATTCCCTGAGCATCAAACAGGTAGACTGGCAAGGGAAGGTAGCCCTGATCCAAGCCGCCAAAGCCGCCGGAATAGAGCGTTATATATTCTTTTCGATTCTGGATGCAGAAAAATATCCTGACGTACCCCTGATGGATATCAAGCGATGTACGGAACTGTTTCTGGCAGAATCCGGTTTAAAGTATACTATTCTGCGACCCTGCGGCTTTATGCAAGGGTTAATCGGACAGTACGCCGTTCCCATCTTGGAAAAACAAGCAATTTGGGTAACAACCCAAACTACTGCTGTCGCTTACATGGACACCCAGGACGTGGCTAAGTTCGCCGTTCGCGCCCTCTCCGTTCCCGAAACGGAAAAAGGTACTTTTCCGGTAGTAGGCACACGAGCGTGGGGTGCTGATGAAATAATTAACTTGTGCGAACGCTTGTCTGGGAAAGAAGCAAAAGTAACCCGCCTACCCCTGGGGTTATTGCGTACTACTCGCCAAATCGCCAGGTTTTTTCAGTGGGGCTGGAATTTAGCCGATCGCCTATCCTTCGCAGAAGTTTTGGCCTCGGATAAACCCCTTACCGCTTCAATGGAAGAAGTATATACTGTATTCGGTCTCGACCCCCAAGAAACCACAACCCTGGAAGCGTACCTCCAAGATTACTTCAGTCGAATTTTGAAGAAGCTGAAAGAATTGGATTATGAACAAGCTAAAACTAAAAAGAAATCAAAAAAAAGAGCATTAAGATTTTAA